The genomic window AATTATCTTTAACTGGGTTTCCCCCTTTTTTTGAGCGGTCAAGTAAAAAAAATGCCTGAAAAAATTATCTCCTGCTGGTTGGATTATTTAAAAGGAGGCAAAGCAGCGGGAGGTAATTTTTAATTCTCGAGGAAATTGATTTTTGTAATTTTTACCTGGCCTGTTTTTGGATTAAAGCATCGTATAAAATTTCAACGGGATGGAAAGCCCTCCGTCCTGTCCCATCTTTGATCTGATGGCGGCAGCTGGTGCCTTCAGCGGATATTAAAACATCCCCTGGGGTATTTCTGATTTCGGGAAACAGGACCATTTCTCCTATTTTCATGGATAATTCGTAATGTTCCTTTTCAAAACCAAATGATCCGGCCATGCCGCAACATCCAGATTTGATTTCCTCTACTTCGTAATTTCCGGGAAATGATAATATTTTCAGAGAAGCTGCTATAGATGCAACGGATTTTTGCTGACAATGTCCATGATATTTTATTTTTCTGGCTTCAGAGGTAAACTGCCCTTTCTGAATATGGCCCTTATCTATCTCAGAGGCTAAAAATTCATCTATCAGGAAAACATTTGTAGCCAACTGATTGGCAGTTTCCTGCAGCGCTTTTTCAACCAGGTCAGGATATTCGTCCCTGAATGAAAGAATTGCCGAAGGTTCGATTCCCAGCAAGGGGGTTTCGGCGGTAACCAGGTCTTTTAACAGCATGACATTTTTACTGGCAATTTTACGGGCCTTACGGATTAACCCCTTGGAAATGTATGCCCTTCCGCTTTCTATATGTTGGGGAATGACGACTTCATAGCCAAGCCTGTTGAGCAGTTTGATGGCTTTGATTCCAATTTCCGTATCATTGTAATTTGTAAATTCATCATTGAAGAGATAAACCTTGCCGTTGGGGTATTTCCCCCCCTGAGGATTAAGGCTATGTTTTGCCCACTTTCTCAAGCTTTCCTTTGAAAGTAAAGGCATAGTCCGTTGGGTAGCAAAGCCTAACATTTTTTTCAGCAGAGTGGAAACAGTCTGATGGGAAAGTACAAAATTTGTAACCGAAGGGAATATGGCTCCCCATGCATCTATTTTATCAATATTTGCAATAGCCCATGTTCTGAAAGGTATTCCGTTGGCATCATAATAATGCTGGAGAAATTCGGCCTTCATCTTGGCCATATCGACACTTGATGGACATTCCGACTTGCAGCCCTTGCACGAAAGGCATGTATCCATGATTTCATAAAGCTCTTTATGGTCAAACGGGTTTTCCTTGGGCGAAAGGGTCAAAAATTCCCGCAGCATATTGGAACGGGCACGGGTAGTATTCTTTTCATCATGGGTGGCCTGATAGCTGGGACACATGGTTCCCCCCATCAGCGAGGTTTTGCGGCAATCGGCTGATCCGTTGCATTTTTCGGCCATTCTTAAGATACCCATTGTTTGCGAAAAATCAAAAACAGTATCAATCTCACGGGTTTCCTGACCTGGGGCATACCTCAGGCTTGTGTTCATGGCCGGGGTATCTGTTATTTTATGGGCATTGAATATGTTTTCCGGATCCCAGGTGGCTTTAATGTTGCATAAAAGCCTGTAATTCTTTTCCCCGACCATCAGGGGAAGAAATTCTCCGCGCAACCGCCCGTCACCATGTTCACCGCTGATCGAGCCTTTATATTTCTTGACCAGCCTGGCTGTTTCCAGGGCAACGGTATGAAAGAGTTCAATATCCTTAGGGTCTTTTAAATTGAGTATAGGCCTGAGGTGCAATTCTCCGGTGGCTGCATGGCCGTAATAAACGCTGTGCAGTTTGTAACGGCTGAGCATTTCCTTGAATTCTTCTATATATTCAGGAAGGACCTGAGGATTGACGGCGGTGTCTTCGGTAACGGCAACAGGCTTGGCATCTCCCGGCATGTTCGAAAGCAAACCCAATCCGGCTTTACGCACGGCCCAAACCTTTTTTATGTCTGTCCCGTATATGATCGAATAATCATAGCCATACCCTGCTGCTTTTAAATCATTCTCTACCGCCTCTTTGATGTTTCCCAATTCCTCGCGGCTGTTGCGTGCAAACTCAATCAGCAAAAGTGCCCCGGGATCACCGTGAATGAAGAAACGGTTCGGTTTCTGGCCAATATTGTCTTTCGACAGATCCAGAACAAGCTTATCCATCATCTCAATTGCATCGGGATGATGTTGAAGTGCAAGCAGGTTAGCCCTCAGGGCTTCGTCCACCGAATGGCAGTGCACGCAAATCAAGCCTTTTTCTTTAGGGGGAAGCGGAAAAAGATTAAGTTTGATTTCAGTAAAAAAGGCCAGGGTACCTTCAGAACCCGCCAGTAATTTACAGAAATTGAAAGGCTGGCCGGAGCCGGTAAAAGGCTGTGTCTCCAGCAGAAGGTCAATGGCATATCCGTTGTTCCTGCGTTTCAGGTCAGGATCAGGATATTCCTTGCGTATCTCGGCCTGATTTTCGGGATCTGATAAAATATCACTGATATGTTGATAAATCTTGTTTTCCAATAAATTACCGGAACATTTCTGCTTAAATTCCTCAGGGGTCAGGGAAGAAAAGGTCACTTCCCTCCCATCACTCAGAACTGCCTTAATTTCAATGACATGATCCCTGGTACTTCCATAAATAATTGAATGGGCCCCGCAGGAATTGTTGCCGGTCATCCCTCCAATCATACAACGGTTGGAGGTTGAGGTTTCAGGGCCGAAAAACAGCCCGTAAGGCTGAAGGAAAAGATTCAGCTCATCCAAAACGACGCCGGGCTGGACTCTTACCCAATGTTCCTTTTCATTTACCTCAAGGATGCGGTTCATATATTTGGAGACATCCACCACTATTCCATTACCTACTACCTGCCCGGCCACAGAAGTACCTGCAGTACGCGGAATCAGCGTAAGGTGGTTAGCCGTCGCAAATTCTATGATTTTTTGAATATCTGCGGTTTTTTTGGGACGGATCACTGCAAGGGGAGTTTCTTTATAGGCTGAAGCATCGGTAGAGTACAATAGCCGCATAACATTGTCTTCAAACAGATCCCCCTCCAGGGATTTACGAAGTAAAGCAAGTTGATTTGAAAAAGTTTCTGATTGTCTCATGAAATCCAGATTTTTTACCTGCTTAAGCCGGAAATTTTTTTGTTATTATTTTTGGATTAAGTTCTTTTGCAAAGATAAAATAATTTAAAAATACAAAATGGTAAAAAATCATTGATAGAAATCATGAGTAAAATGGATGGGAATCATTTATTTTATATATTTTTATATTTTAACATAATTACACTTAATAACTTGATTTATAATGGATTTAATAAAAAGTATCAGAGAAAACGCCAAAAAACATAACAAAACTATTGTTTTGGCAGAAGGAAGCGAAGAACGCACGATTCAGGCGGCGGATATAGCTTTGAGGGACAAGCTCGCCCAGATCATCTTATTGGGCAGTAAGGATGAAATTATGAAGCAAGCTGCTAATTTTCACCTGGGAAATATTGAAAAAGCCACCATCATTGACCCTAAAACCGATTCAAAAAGAGAGAAATATGCTGATTTAATGGTCAAATTGCGCAAGAGCAAAGGCATGACCAAAGAGGAGGCTCTTGGTTTGCTGGATGATCCTTTGTATTTCGCCACGCTTGTTGTTAAAGCCGGAGATGCAGACGGTGAGGTTGCGGGAGCCATTAATGCTACCGGGGATGTATTGCGCCCTGCCTTTCAGTATGTAAAAACATTACCCGGCATCAGTGTGGTATCCGGTGCTTTTTTCATGATGTTAAAAGATCCTGATTATGGCGAAAACGGCATCATTGTTTTTGCAGATTGCGCTGTTATTCCTAATCCCAATTATAAAGAACTGGCCGAAATTGCTGTTACAACCGGGAAAACCACCAAGGCCATAGGAGGTTTTGAACCAAGAATTGCCATGTTAAGTTTTTCGACCAAGGGCAGTGCAAAAAATGAAATGGTTGATAAAGTGGTTAATGCCACCAAACTGGCCAAAGAGATGGATCCTACCCTGCTGATAGATGGCGAGCTTCAGGCTGATGCTGCCCTGGTGGACAAGGTTGGGAAACTGAAAGCTCCGGGAAGTCCCATTGCCGGTAAAGCCAATGTATTGATATTCCCTACCCTTGAAGTTGGAAATATTGCCTACAAGCTGGTTCAAAGATTGGCTCATGCCGAAGCTGTCGGTCCTGTTTTACAGGGTATGGCTGCTCCTATCAATGACCTCTCCAGAGGCTGTTCAGCCAACGATATCGTAAATATGATTGCCATTACAGCCAATCAGGCTGCAGGAAAATAACAGAAAAACTTGTAACCTCTTTGTCAAATTTTTATTAAAAACCATGCCGGAACTTTTAGAAGATTTCAGCCTGAGCAAACAGAACCACAAAAAAGGAAGTATCCAAAAAATCGGGATAGTCGGTTGTGGAAATGTCGGACAGGAAATAGCAAGGCTTCTTAGCCAATATGGCCTTGAAGTAATCTATATCGAAAAAAACACAGAACTGGTCGAGGAAGTCTTTGGAAAAATAAAAAAGCAACTGGATGAAGCCATTGATAAATGGGGGCTGACTGAGGGGGATAAAAGAGCTATACTCAGCCGGATCAAAGGTTCGACTGAGTATTCTTCTTTAAGCAACTGTGATCTGGTCATTGAAGCTATTTATTCGTATAAGACCGGCAGCAGTTTAGATGAAAGACGTGAGATTTTCAGGAATATAGAACAATACGTTTCTGAAGAAACGGTTATTTGTTCCAATTCTTCTACTTTGATGATCTCCGATATTGCTTCTTTCCTGCAACATCCCGAAAGATCCATGGGGCTGCATTTTCTTTCCCCCGAAACTACAGTAAAGATAGTGGAAGTAGTCAGAGGTTTAAACACCAATGATGAAACTTATGATTTCGTCTGCAAATTTGCCAAAATGATTGAAAAAAAGGTGATTACGGTAAATGAATCGCCAGGGAACATCAGTACAAGGTTGATTTGTACATTAATTAATGAAGCATGCGAAACCCTGATGGAAGGAGTTGCTTCCGTTCAGGATATTGACGATACCATGAAGCTTGGTTTTGGCCTGCAGGTTGGACCATTGGAGCTGGCCGACAAATTAGGGCTGGATAAAATCCTGAAATATATGGATAATCTTTATGCGGAGTTTGGATTGCAGAAATTCAAGGCCTCTCCTATAATCAAACGGCTGGTTCGTGCCAATCATCTGGGAAGAAAGACCCTCAAAGGTTTTTACAGTTATGACGGCGAAAGAAAAATTGGCGAAGCGATTTCCTGCCCTGAATACAAACTTTAATAAAATAACAGCGCAATATTTTGATGTTATTTTTATTTTTTTATATTTTTATCTCCATAAACACAATTTAATCCCGGCAATGTTATATCAAACCTAAAATACAAACCCAACTACTAACCTTATTGAAAGTATGAAAATTATTGTTATCAACTGTGGAAGTTCATCAATAAAATATCAGTTGTTCGATACCAAAAACCGTGAAGTACTTGCTAAAGGGATAATTGAAAAGATAGGATTACATGGTTCCTTTCTGAAAAATGAACGGAATGACGGGGACCAGGTTAAGCTCGAAGGAGAAATTATCGATCATCAGGCCGGAATTGAATATATGTTGGGGGTATTGTCCAGTGAAGCGCACGGCAGCATTAAGAAATTTGATGAGATCGATGCCGTGGGCCACCGTGTAGTGCATGGAGGAGAAAAATTCAATACCAGTGTCCTGATTACCGATGATGTCATCAGGAAAGTTGAAGAGTGCATTGACCTGGCACCTTTACATAATCCGCCCAATCTACGGGGGATTTTTGCCATGCAGACTTTACTCCCTAAAGTTCCACAGGTAGGGGTATTTGATACCGCTTTTCACCAAACAATGCCTGACATGGCTTATATGTATGCCATTCCCTATTCTTTATATAAAAAATATGGTTTAAGGCGTTATGGATTTCACGGTACCAGCCACCGTTATGTCTCCCAAAGGATTTGTGAGATTCTTGGAGTAGATATCAAAACCAAGCGCATCATTACCTGTCATCTGGGAAATGGGGCATCGGTTGCTGCCATAAAATATGGCGAGTCGGTGGATACTTCCATGGGGCTCACTCCCGTGGAAGGATTAATCATGGGTACCCGTACAGGTGATTTGGATCTGGGCGTTTTGACCTATATCATGGCCAGGGAGGAGATTAACATCAACACGGCCAATACGTTGATCAACAAACATAGCGGAATGCTCGGTATTTCAGGCGTTTCCTCAGATATGAGGGAAATTCAGGCTGCTGCTGAGCAGGGAAACCAAAGAGCACAACTTGCCCTGAATATGTTCCATTACCGGGTCAGAAAATATATCGGAGCCTACACCGCTGTTCTGGGCGGGGTGGATATTATAGTTTTCACCGGAGGAATCGGTGAAAACTCAGATATCTCCAGGGAACTTATTTGTAAAGATTTTGAGTATCTTGGACTGGAATTTGATCATGAGAAAAATAAAGGTGTAAGAGGGAAAGAAACGGTCATTAGTAAAAGTAACTCTAAAGTTGTTGCCGCCATAGTACCTACTAATGAAGAACTTATGATCGCCATGGATACCGAAAAAATTGTTAAAAGACTGTAGCTTGATGGAATTATTACATTTAGATCAATTAATGGATTTGGCAAAAGCCAGGCCATCAAAAAAGATAGCCGTAGTAGGGGCCGATGATCAACCCTCGCTTATTGCCATCCGGGATGTTGTTGAAGCAAAAATTGCAATTCCCGTTTTAATTGGGAATAAGGCCAATATTCAGGCAATGGCAAAGGAAATTGGGTTTACGGTTTCCGGTTTTGAAATCATCGATCAGCCGGATGTAGTCAAAGCATCCCGGCTGGCCATTGATTTGGTCAAAACCGGGAACGCCGATATTTTGATGAAAGGGATGTTGCAAACCGCCACTCTGCTGCATGCCGTTCTGAACGACGAATATGGAATCAGAAAAAAAAACATTGTCAACCATTTCGCCCTGTTTGAATCTCCCTATTATCATAAATTATTGGGTATTTCGGATGCCGCGATCAATATTTTGCCGCTTTTGGCCGATAAGGTAGAGATCATCAAAAATGCGGTGGAAATCTATCATAAGCTGGGTATTGAAAATCCCAAAATAGGCATTCTCAGCGCTTTGGAACTGGTGAATCCCAAGATGACTGCCACCGTTGATGCTGCATTGCTGACCATGATGAACCGCCGCAATCAAATTACAGGTTGTACCATTGATGGCCCTTTTGCCCTGGATAATGCCATATCAAAGGAAGCAGCCAGGCACAAAAATATTTCCGGAGAGGTTGCCGGAGATGTTGATATGCTTTTAACTCCCGATATAAACTGTGGTTCGATTTTATATAAAGCCATGGCTTTTCTGGGCGGTGCCAAACATGCCGGTATAGTTACCGGGGCTTCTGTGCCGGTAGTTCTCAACTCACGTGCGGATTCTTCTTTGACCAAACTTTTATCCGTTGCTCTTGCTGTGGCTTTGGCCTAGCGATTAATCAAATAATTGTTGCTCTATGGATTACAGAAAGGTGCTTGTCATAAACCCCGGATCAACATCAACCAAAATAGCCGTCTATGATGAGACGCATTCTTTATTCCTGAAAACTATAAGGCATTCCGTTGATGAATTAAAAAATTTCAACAGGGTGACCGAGCAGTTTGCTTTCCGTAAACAAATTATCTTAAGCGAACTTGAAAATGCAGAAATAGACCTTAATCAGATTTGCGTAATTGTTGGCCGGGGCGGTTTGGTTAAGCCTCTGGAATCAGGTATTTACGAAGTCAATGACAGATTAAGGGAAGATTTGATGCGGGGTGTGCAGGGAGAACATGCTTCTAACCTGGGCGGATTGATTGCTTATGAAATTGCCAGTAGCCTGCCCCATGCAACAGCTTATATTGCTGATCCGGTTGTGGTAGATGAACTCCAGGATGTAGCCCGGATCAGCGGACATCCAAAATTTACCAGGAAATCCGTATTCCACGCCCTCAATCAAAAGGCAGTGGCCCGTTCTTATGCCGACCATACCCATAAAAAATATGAAGAGCTCAACCTGATCGTGGCCCATCTGGGCGGTGGAATTTCCGTAGGTGCCCATAACCACGGGAAAGTAATTGATGTAAATCAGGCCCTTGACGGGGAAGGGCCCTTTACTCCCGAACGTTCCGGCACCCTTCCCGTAGGAGCTTTAACCGATCTGTGTTTCAGTGGGACTTTCAGTCATGATGAAGTGCGGAAAATGATTACCGGCAAAGGCGGTTATGTCGCCTATATGGGAACCAACAATGCCTATGAGGTGGAAGTGATGGCCCAAAATGGAAATGCTTTTGCTCAACTTATTCAAAATGCTTTGGCCTATCAGGTTGCTAAAGAAATCGGGTCCATGAGTGCAGTATTAAAAGGAGAGGTAGATGCGATTATCCTTACCGGTGGCATTGCACACAATAATTCCATTGTCGAATACATAAAACAGATGATCTCTTTCATTGCTCCCGTGATTGTATACCCCGGTGAAGATGAAATGAAAGCCCTGGCCATGAATGGCTTTATGGTTTTGAGTGGAAAACTTCATTGTAAAGAATATAAATGATTGGATTTATGCTGGCTGAAAAAAAAATATACGACCTCTCCTACCTTGAGAGTTTATCCGGTGGTGATCAGGAATTTACACTCGATATGCTCAGGGAATTCATTCATAATACCCCCGATTCCGTTCAAAAAATAAAAAATTGTACTCAAGAGCAGAATTGGAAACAACTTAGCTTCGAAGTACACAAATTTATCCCCACCCTTGCCTTTGTCGGATTTACAAACCTAAACGAAGAACTCGACCAGATTTACCGGAAAGCCTCTTCCGATTCAAATACTGAAGCTATCCCTGACCTGATACAAACAGTTGAAAAAAGATGTAAAAATTTATTGGATTGTTTACAGGCTGATTTTATTTTGTAATATAATTTATTTTATTCTTAGCAACTATTCATAAGGCAGAACGTAAGACTTACAGTTAAAATCAAGAAATTGGGAAATGAAAATATTAATTTGTGAAGACGACATAATGACCCTTAAAGCTTTGGAACACAGGCTTAAAAAAGAAGGTTATGAAACAATCACAGCAGCTGACGGAAAACAAGCATCTGAATTATTGCAAAATAATCCTGAGATAAATTTCCTCCTCACTGATATACACGTTCCTTATATAAGTGGCCTTGAATTAATCAGCCTGGTCAGGGACAAGCTGAAAAAACAGATACCCATTGTGGTGTTGACCAGGGTGGGACTTGAAGATGTCGTACTTCGGGCATTTGAAATGGGGGCCGATGATTATATCGTGAAACCCTTTAGTCCCGATGAATTATCCCTGAGGATCAAACGTCAGGTAATCAAAAACAATTTGTGATATCTTGCCTTCGACTCCGCTCAGGCAACTGATTTAAAAGGTGTTGAACAATTATGGTGGCTGAAGGGAGCCGAAACATCCAGAAAATAAAAAAATAAGTATTCCTTAAAATATTTACCTTTGAGGTTAAATTTGAAGTTAAAATTTAATTGCCGCATCAATATGAAGTATTTAAGTCGTTTTATTCTTTGGTTATCCGGATGGAAAGCAGAAGGAAAATTTCCTGAGGCGAAAAAATTTATAGTAGTCTGTGCCCCTCACACATCCATGTGGGATTTTGTAATCGGGCGTTTATATTATTTTTCCGTGGGGCTGAAGCCTTGCATCATGATCAAAAAGGAATTGTTCTTTTTCCCTTTAGGTGGAATTTTAAGATGGTTGGGAGCTATTCCTGTTGAGCGATTTAAAAAAACAAATATTGTTGATCAGGTGGTTGAACAGATCAATAAATCTGATAGGTTTGTACTGACAATTACTCCTGAAGGAACCAGGAGAAAAGTGAAAAAATGGAAAACGGGATTTTACCAAATTGCAACCAAGGCCAATATTCCTATTTTGTGCGGATATTTCGATTATAAGCGTAAAGTAATTGGTATCGGAGATTTATACTATCTTACTGAAGATGTGGAACATGAAATGAGGAAAGCCAAGTTGTATTTCAAAGATATTCATCCCCGTCATCCCGAAAAGTTTACAATTGGTGATGTTCAATGATTTAAGCAGTAACCAACAAAAAAACCGACATTGAAAACAATGGCGGTTTTTTTGTTGTCTTAAAGTATTATATTAATGACATCCGCAGTCGCAACCGCCATCATTGCAATCCCCTTCGGATTCGCAGCAGGAATGATGCAGTCCTTGTGCTAATTCATCTGTAGTTGCCTCCCTTACGTCAAATACATTTCCGGCAAAAAACAAGTTGGTGCCGGCCAGTGGATGGTTAAAATCCATTTTTACAGCCGTATCATTAATTTCAAGAACTTTACCGTTGAGCTTGTTTCCCTGGTTGTCCTGCATAGGAATATTATTCCCGATTTTCAGAATAGAGTCTTCAATTTTCCCGTCAACCATAAACACGTTTTTGGGAACCTCAATTATGGCCGTTTCATCATATTCTCCATAAGCATCGGCACTTTTTAAAGTAAATTCGAACGAATCTCCCTTCTTCAATCCATCCAGGTTTGATTCAAATTTAGGCAGTAAATAACCTGCACCAAAAATGAAATTAAGAGGATTGTCTTCTTTTACAATTTCTATGACCTTACCGGTATTATTTTCAGCTCTCAGCTCATAGGTTAAGGAAATAACTTTGTCCTTGGAAACATTCATAGTAAAGATGATTTTAAATAAATAATTATAAATCAATAAATTAAACCAAAACTGGTTTAATTATAATTTTACAAAGATAATCAGTTTTGAAAGTTTTACAATCCTCAGAATAAATTTACCTGTAATACTTTGAGTTAGGATGGTCATCTTAAAAAAAATGAAAATTATCTTGTTTTTTTATAATTATTCATCATATTTGCGGACATAAAATTTATTGTAATTCTAAATAAATAGTAATTCAAAATGAAAGGTAAAGTTAAATGGTTTAATGCAGCCAAAGGCTACGGTTTTATTCAAAGCGACGAAGGTAATGATGTATTTGTTCATTATACCGGTATAGTAAAAGATGGTTACAAAAAACTTCTGGCAGGTCAGGAAGTTTCATTTGAAATTACTGATGGCGACAAAGGCCCTCAGGCAACTAATGTAACCGTAGTTGAAGAATAATATAGCATTTTATAGATTTATGCAAAAAGGGATGCCTTAGGGTATCCCTTTTCTCTTTCTAACCGGTTCATCCGCAATGTCCTAAAACATAAACCCAAACCTGATAACCGGGCTGGAATATGGTGAATTCACACCTTCAGTTAGGTTCCACAAAATAAGGATATTAAAGGAAGACCTTTCTCCTATCGGCTGTTTGATCCCCAGCCCGGCCAAAAAGTTGTTTGAGATAAAACGCCCCTGGCTGTCGACCGGATAATTCCCGAAAATTCTTTTATCCAGACTAAGTGCTTCATACTCACTGTGTAAATATATTCCGCTATTCGTATT from Bacteroidota bacterium includes these protein-coding regions:
- a CDS encoding FAD-linked oxidase C-terminal domain-containing protein gives rise to the protein MRQSETFSNQLALLRKSLEGDLFEDNVMRLLYSTDASAYKETPLAVIRPKKTADIQKIIEFATANHLTLIPRTAGTSVAGQVVGNGIVVDVSKYMNRILEVNEKEHWVRVQPGVVLDELNLFLQPYGLFFGPETSTSNRCMIGGMTGNNSCGAHSIIYGSTRDHVIEIKAVLSDGREVTFSSLTPEEFKQKCSGNLLENKIYQHISDILSDPENQAEIRKEYPDPDLKRRNNGYAIDLLLETQPFTGSGQPFNFCKLLAGSEGTLAFFTEIKLNLFPLPPKEKGLICVHCHSVDEALRANLLALQHHPDAIEMMDKLVLDLSKDNIGQKPNRFFIHGDPGALLLIEFARNSREELGNIKEAVENDLKAAGYGYDYSIIYGTDIKKVWAVRKAGLGLLSNMPGDAKPVAVTEDTAVNPQVLPEYIEEFKEMLSRYKLHSVYYGHAATGELHLRPILNLKDPKDIELFHTVALETARLVKKYKGSISGEHGDGRLRGEFLPLMVGEKNYRLLCNIKATWDPENIFNAHKITDTPAMNTSLRYAPGQETREIDTVFDFSQTMGILRMAEKCNGSADCRKTSLMGGTMCPSYQATHDEKNTTRARSNMLREFLTLSPKENPFDHKELYEIMDTCLSCKGCKSECPSSVDMAKMKAEFLQHYYDANGIPFRTWAIANIDKIDAWGAIFPSVTNFVLSHQTVSTLLKKMLGFATQRTMPLLSKESLRKWAKHSLNPQGGKYPNGKVYLFNDEFTNYNDTEIGIKAIKLLNRLGYEVVIPQHIESGRAYISKGLIRKARKIASKNVMLLKDLVTAETPLLGIEPSAILSFRDEYPDLVEKALQETANQLATNVFLIDEFLASEIDKGHIQKGQFTSEARKIKYHGHCQQKSVASIAASLKILSFPGNYEVEEIKSGCCGMAGSFGFEKEHYELSMKIGEMVLFPEIRNTPGDVLISAEGTSCRHQIKDGTGRRAFHPVEILYDALIQKQAR
- the pta gene encoding phosphate acetyltransferase, yielding MDLIKSIRENAKKHNKTIVLAEGSEERTIQAADIALRDKLAQIILLGSKDEIMKQAANFHLGNIEKATIIDPKTDSKREKYADLMVKLRKSKGMTKEEALGLLDDPLYFATLVVKAGDADGEVAGAINATGDVLRPAFQYVKTLPGISVVSGAFFMMLKDPDYGENGIIVFADCAVIPNPNYKELAEIAVTTGKTTKAIGGFEPRIAMLSFSTKGSAKNEMVDKVVNATKLAKEMDPTLLIDGELQADAALVDKVGKLKAPGSPIAGKANVLIFPTLEVGNIAYKLVQRLAHAEAVGPVLQGMAAPINDLSRGCSANDIVNMIAITANQAAGK
- a CDS encoding 3-hydroxyacyl-CoA dehydrogenase NAD-binding domain-containing protein, with protein sequence MPELLEDFSLSKQNHKKGSIQKIGIVGCGNVGQEIARLLSQYGLEVIYIEKNTELVEEVFGKIKKQLDEAIDKWGLTEGDKRAILSRIKGSTEYSSLSNCDLVIEAIYSYKTGSSLDERREIFRNIEQYVSEETVICSNSSTLMISDIASFLQHPERSMGLHFLSPETTVKIVEVVRGLNTNDETYDFVCKFAKMIEKKVITVNESPGNISTRLICTLINEACETLMEGVASVQDIDDTMKLGFGLQVGPLELADKLGLDKILKYMDNLYAEFGLQKFKASPIIKRLVRANHLGRKTLKGFYSYDGERKIGEAISCPEYKL
- a CDS encoding acetate kinase, with protein sequence MKIIVINCGSSSIKYQLFDTKNREVLAKGIIEKIGLHGSFLKNERNDGDQVKLEGEIIDHQAGIEYMLGVLSSEAHGSIKKFDEIDAVGHRVVHGGEKFNTSVLITDDVIRKVEECIDLAPLHNPPNLRGIFAMQTLLPKVPQVGVFDTAFHQTMPDMAYMYAIPYSLYKKYGLRRYGFHGTSHRYVSQRICEILGVDIKTKRIITCHLGNGASVAAIKYGESVDTSMGLTPVEGLIMGTRTGDLDLGVLTYIMAREEININTANTLINKHSGMLGISGVSSDMREIQAAAEQGNQRAQLALNMFHYRVRKYIGAYTAVLGGVDIIVFTGGIGENSDISRELICKDFEYLGLEFDHEKNKGVRGKETVISKSNSKVVAAIVPTNEELMIAMDTEKIVKRL
- a CDS encoding bifunctional enoyl-CoA hydratase/phosphate acetyltransferase; protein product: MELLHLDQLMDLAKARPSKKIAVVGADDQPSLIAIRDVVEAKIAIPVLIGNKANIQAMAKEIGFTVSGFEIIDQPDVVKASRLAIDLVKTGNADILMKGMLQTATLLHAVLNDEYGIRKKNIVNHFALFESPYYHKLLGISDAAINILPLLADKVEIIKNAVEIYHKLGIENPKIGILSALELVNPKMTATVDAALLTMMNRRNQITGCTIDGPFALDNAISKEAARHKNISGEVAGDVDMLLTPDINCGSILYKAMAFLGGAKHAGIVTGASVPVVLNSRADSSLTKLLSVALAVALA
- the buk gene encoding butyrate kinase, whose amino-acid sequence is MDYRKVLVINPGSTSTKIAVYDETHSLFLKTIRHSVDELKNFNRVTEQFAFRKQIILSELENAEIDLNQICVIVGRGGLVKPLESGIYEVNDRLREDLMRGVQGEHASNLGGLIAYEIASSLPHATAYIADPVVVDELQDVARISGHPKFTRKSVFHALNQKAVARSYADHTHKKYEELNLIVAHLGGGISVGAHNHGKVIDVNQALDGEGPFTPERSGTLPVGALTDLCFSGTFSHDEVRKMITGKGGYVAYMGTNNAYEVEVMAQNGNAFAQLIQNALAYQVAKEIGSMSAVLKGEVDAIILTGGIAHNNSIVEYIKQMISFIAPVIVYPGEDEMKALAMNGFMVLSGKLHCKEYK
- a CDS encoding Hpt domain-containing protein — protein: MLAEKKIYDLSYLESLSGGDQEFTLDMLREFIHNTPDSVQKIKNCTQEQNWKQLSFEVHKFIPTLAFVGFTNLNEELDQIYRKASSDSNTEAIPDLIQTVEKRCKNLLDCLQADFIL
- a CDS encoding response regulator transcription factor, with protein sequence MKILICEDDIMTLKALEHRLKKEGYETITAADGKQASELLQNNPEINFLLTDIHVPYISGLELISLVRDKLKKQIPIVVLTRVGLEDVVLRAFEMGADDYIVKPFSPDELSLRIKRQVIKNNL
- a CDS encoding lysophospholipid acyltransferase family protein gives rise to the protein MKYLSRFILWLSGWKAEGKFPEAKKFIVVCAPHTSMWDFVIGRLYYFSVGLKPCIMIKKELFFFPLGGILRWLGAIPVERFKKTNIVDQVVEQINKSDRFVLTITPEGTRRKVKKWKTGFYQIATKANIPILCGYFDYKRKVIGIGDLYYLTEDVEHEMRKAKLYFKDIHPRHPEKFTIGDVQ
- a CDS encoding peptidylprolyl isomerase codes for the protein MNVSKDKVISLTYELRAENNTGKVIEIVKEDNPLNFIFGAGYLLPKFESNLDGLKKGDSFEFTLKSADAYGEYDETAIIEVPKNVFMVDGKIEDSILKIGNNIPMQDNQGNKLNGKVLEINDTAVKMDFNHPLAGTNLFFAGNVFDVREATTDELAQGLHHSCCESEGDCNDGGCDCGCH
- a CDS encoding cold shock domain-containing protein; protein product: MKGKVKWFNAAKGYGFIQSDEGNDVFVHYTGIVKDGYKKLLAGQEVSFEITDGDKGPQATNVTVVEE